The nucleotide sequence CCTATTCCCAGGGAACCAAGGTCGGTAATGTCATCTATGTCGCAGGTCAGCTCGCCCACAGCACCGAGGTGGATGAAAAAGGGATGCCGAAACAGGACCTCATGACCGGAAAGAATTTCGAGGAGCAGTTCAAGGTAACCTTGGAAAACATCAAGAAGGTGCTCGCCCATTACGGCGCCACCATGGATGATGTGGTGTTCCTCCAGAATTTCGTCGCCCCGCTCAGCCGGGATAA is from Candidatus Latescibacter sp. and encodes:
- a CDS encoding Rid family hydrolase, which codes for YSQGTKVGNVIYVAGQLAHSTEVDEKGMPKQDLMTGKNFEEQFKVTLENIKKVLAHYGATMDDVVFLQNFVAPLSRDKKLKAGDYNAAASKLVREYFPNGLQAMTFVDVVALYGGQQLVESNAIAVISSKK